Proteins found in one Lycium ferocissimum isolate CSIRO_LF1 chromosome 6, AGI_CSIRO_Lferr_CH_V1, whole genome shotgun sequence genomic segment:
- the LOC132060326 gene encoding phosphatidylinositol 4-phosphate 5-kinase 1-like, producing MTKKTSTNLDDEDNNGDVVLIPSALSTSANNRSRLLLQASSRRITPTDDGDLSFSGNVPPELRQLPNGDLYIGTFSGKVPHGNGKYLWCDGCMYEGEWKRGKASGKGKFSWPSGATYEGDFKDGRMDGYGTFIGADGDNYRGWWESDRKHGFGEKLFANGDLYVGLWKWNLQDGEGRFVWGNGNEYIGEWKKGVMFGKGVFIWANGKRYEGDWDNGMPKGNGVFSWPDGRTCYTSGSWGDSNNNNNNSSKQEFSTGNGGGGGGQVLRRSSVTMNVRERNVNLPRICIWESDGDEGDITCDIVDNREASSMFVPRNDDEEDEDDDDDDDEESESSEGDENGDFRKSPYRSEAVEMKKPGQPITKGHKNYDLVLSLQLGIRYSTQKHASITREVKNLDFDPNEKFWTRFPPEGSKLTPPHQVLDFKWKDYCPVVFKKLRELFGIDPAEYMLAICGNDALRELSSPGKSGSSFYLTHDDRFIIKTLKKSEVKVLIRMLQNYYRHVGQYKSSLVTKFYGVHCVKMVGCQKTRFVVMGNMFYSERVIHKRFDLKGSSYGRTTDKPGGEADETTTFKDLDLNFVFQLRQSWFKELIRQIDIDCQFLEAENIMDYSLLIGVHFCNYSNNGEMNLSPSGNAAALDSCLCDAESHDKGQIMEEWKPPINSAANVPARAVCISRSGSESTSGQGGDGANNTILCLGIIDILQDYDISKRLEHAYKSFQVDPTSISAVDPKLYSKRFRDFISRIFKVDEG from the exons ATGACCAAGAAAACTAGTACTAACCTGGATGATGAAGATAACAACGGAGACGTTGTTCTCATCCCTTCAGCGTTGTCTACATCAGCTAATAATCGGTCTAGATTATTATTACAAGCTAGTTCTCGTCGCATTACACCTACGGACGACGGAGATCTGTCGTTCTCGGGAAATGTGCCGCCGGAGCTAAGGCAGTTACCTAACGGAGATCTATATATAGGTACTTTTTCGGGTAAAGTTCCACACGGTAACGGTAAATATTTATGGTGTGATGGATGTATGTATGAAGGTGAATGGAAAAGAGGTAAAGCTAGTGGTAAAGGTAAATTTTCATGGCCATCAGGTGCAACTTATGAAGGTGATTTTAAAGATGGGAGAATGGATGGTTATGGTACTTTTATTGGGGCTGATGGAGATAATTATAGAGGATGGTGGGAAAGTGATAGGAAACATGGATTTGGTGAGAAGTTATTTGCAAATGGTGATTTATATGTTGgtttatggaaatggaattTACAAGATGGTGAAGGGAGATTTGTTTGGGGTAATGGTAATGAGTATATTGGTGAATGGAAAAAAGGGGTTATGTTTGGTAAAGGTGTTTTTATTTGGGCTAATGGGAAAAGATATGAAGGTGATTGGGATAATGGAATGCCTAAAGGAAATGGTGTGTTTAGTTGGCCTGATGGTAGGACTTGTTATACTAGTGGTTCATGGGgagatagtaataataataataataattcgtCGAAACAAGAATTTAGTACTGgtaatggtggtggtggtggtggtcaGGTACTGAGGAGATCTTCGGTGACTATGAATGTGCGCGAAAGGAATGTTAATTTACCGAGGATTTGTATATGGGAATCGGATGGGGATGAGGGGGATATTACTTGTGATATTGTTGATAATAGGGAGGCTTCGTCGATGTTTGTTCCTAGGAATGATGATGAGGAGGacgaggatgatgatgatgatgatgatgaagagagTGAGAGTTCTGAAGGAGATGAAAATGGGGATTTTCGGAAGAGTCCTTACCGCTCTGAAGCTGTGGAAATGAAGAAGCCCGGGCAACCGATAACCAAGGGACATAAGAATTATGATTTGGTGCTTAGTCTTCAGCTAGGTATTAG ATATTCTACTCAGAAGCACGCCTCAATTACCCGAGAAGTAAAGAATTTGGATTTCGATCCTAATGAGAAGTTCTGGACGAGGTTTCCACCTGAGGGTTCCAAACTCACGCCGCCTCATCAGGTCCTGGACTTCAAATGGAAGGACTACTGTCCCGTGGTTTTCAA GAAGCTTAGGGAATTGTTTGGAATAGATCCAGCTGAATACATGCTAGCTATCTGTGGAAATGATGCACTTAGGGAACTGTCTTCCCCTGGGAAAAGTGGCAGCAGCTTCTATCTAACTCACGATGACCGATTTATCATCAAAACTTTGAAAAAGTCCGAAGTTAAG GTGCTCATTAGAATGCTTCAAAATTATTATCGACATGTTGGTCAGTACAAAAGCTCATTGGTGACGAAGTTTTATGGTGTACATTGTGTTAAAATGGTTGGATGCCAAAAG ACACGTTTTGTTGTTATGGGGAACATGTTCTACTCTGAACGTGTGATCCATAAGCGGTTTGATTTAAAGGGATCCTCTTATGGCCGTACAACTGATAAGCCAGGAGGAGAGGCTGATGAGACTACCACGTTTAAAGACCTCGATCTCAACTTTGTCTTTCAATTGCGACAATCTTGGTTTAAAGAGCTTATAAG GCAAATTGATATAGATTGTCAGTTTCTGGAAGCTGAGAATATTATGGATTACAGTCTTTTAATTGGTGTTCATTTCTGCAACTATAGTAACAATGGCGAGATGAATTTGTCACCTTCCG GCAATGCTGCTGCTCTAGATTCTTGCTTATGTGATGCAGAGAGTCATGATAAGGGACAGATCATGGAGGAATG GAAGCCTCCTATAAATTCAGCTGCAAACGTGCCTGCAAGGGCGGTGTGCATATCAAGGAGTGGAAGTGAGTCAACTTCCGGACAGGGTGGCGATGGGGCTAATAATACTATCCTTTGCTTGGGAATCATTGACATTCTACAAGATTATGATATCAGCAAAAGGCTAGAACATGCATACAAGTCATTTCAGGTGGATCCCACTTCCATATCTGCTGTTGATCCAAAGCTCTACTCTAAAAGATTTCGAGATTTTATAAGTAGAATCTTTAAAGTAGACGAAGGGTAA